The region CACAGACGGACggaaatttttttttatgtactaCGTGTAGAAGCTTTCGCGGTTGCCTCGCGGTTGACTTGTTATGATCCGGCAcaaaaacagagcaaaaaCAGAATCGGCAGCGTCCAGACTTTGAAATGAGATTCCGGAGCGAATTGTATTTACAGAACAATCAAAACAAGTATGAAGGCGTAGAAAGTTGGCGGACAATGTTGCGCCTAAGCTAACCATCATGGATGCTTTTGCCTTACAGTTTACTATTGTCCTATCCGTTATTGAGCTTATTACAGTAATTGTGACCATTCAAAttgaacattttcaaagtgaACCCTGTTTAAATGATTCGCGACAACTCAAATCCGCTTCCATACTTTTGCGTTCCAAGGGACACAGATacacatttgtttttgttgtgctggaGTATGAGATTCTCACAAAAATGTCGACGTTCGCATCTCGCGTGTTATCGGTGTCATCGCCTATCACCTTTCACCCGACTGCTGCGTTGTCTGATGTGTGATCTTGTCATCCTGCCAGCCACAATGTGAAAGAGATACAGCAAGCAGAAGCCAAAAACCATGACCTTGCGactggaaattgaattccaccATCCTCACGATGTCGGATGTTGTCTCATCGCCTTCGAGTTTGATGAATCCAGCGGCATGAGCATATGCGTCGCAGCCAGCATGGTGTCAGAATGGTGCTCTTGTCAATGGCATTTCAAGCGTTTATGGTTTCGGGCATTTATGCTCAAGCGGTTGTTGAAGTCGGAGACAATGTTTTTTATTCCACCAACTTCCTCTATTAGGCTGGATGGAACGATTTCACAGTTGGTTATGTGTCGAAAGTTCCTCGGAAAATGCGAACGTGCAAGTACTTCGTGTAACATTGTGTCGTATTTCCGTGGGCCTACACTTTTGACTGAGAATGATACACAGTAACCGGTACAGAGAAGCACAGATTCAACGGCATTTCACCTAGCCGAGTTAGATAATGCAGCTGAAACGATAAAAGTGATTCATAAAACTCCATAGGAAGGTACTCGGAACACACGAGAAGAGGTGAATGTTCGGAATTTTCAACATTAGTAGAGCTGTAGTCACGTGTATTGTTATTGACGGAAGTGAAATATCCTGGGTCGCTCGCTGAGCCCACAGAATCGCGAATAAATAACATGCaatgttgttattgttataAAAATGCTCCATTTACTTTTCAATGGCGGAATGTATTGCCAGGAGCGAGTTCAAAAAGCAACAATACTCGCCTTGCCCTCTCGATATAAATGTTACATTCCCCGAGGGGAGATGGCATCAGCTTTATGACtgaaaagaattaaaaattaatgttAACGTAGTGGAGGGGTTGTTTAATTAACAGTTAATCTGAACAAATAGAATGAATTCACCCAAGAACACAAAGATAATTTATAGAACACAAAGAaaatttgtaattaattttggAATCAACATTTGTACCAGCATGCGGTCTGATTGAATTGTGGTCATAATATTTATCGCAAGCTGCAGGCAGCCCTGAGGAATGGATTTTGTAAATTCTGCGCTGCAATTTACCGTGCACAAATGACACGAGTGCGTGGTAGTCATCGTTACATTGGAAAAGGTATTTTTTTACACTCCTTTCCACTACAACAGCAATGTCGATCACAAAGTGAAACGAATCTTCACATTTGTTAACAGTTCTACATGGAAAGTTCAAATAGATTCACCAGGTATTGTGAAGTCCATTGGTTATACTAACGGTAACGATTTAACTTTGCATTTTGGGTCAATAAGTGAACCTGAACGATAGTGAAATGAATCACTGATAAATAAGATGATTAAAAACTCCATAACCAGTTCTTATCTGAGAACTCATCATCGGCAACGAGCCATTTCGATGCTTTATTTTCTGATTCCTGACTTGACAAAGATCCGATTTACACCTTGTCCCATGAGGTCGAAGATTTCATTTTCGGCTAACGACCGCCAGAGACACTCATTACAGCGGCCATAGATAACGTTAATTAGATGCTTCTATCGGTTCCTCGTAATTATCACCTAAGCTGGTTCAAATGGAGCATGAGGAGGAATCgagggaaataaattaaatttggaATTGTATCCCCAATCCATTCACTGCTCGGGGCAGATAAATTGCCTCATAAAAAATGTACGGATGTTCCGTCGAATGTTCTGGCTGTTttggaaagggaaaatcaatATCGAAAATGGCAAAGCAATAGGTTTGTAATTATGATGCATAAGCGATAAGCGATGAAATCACCTCCATAATTTCGCAAACGTGATAAGATGCCATTATGCCGTAAAGTTCCCAGTGCTGTGTACTCGATTGAATCCCTCGCAGATCGAtacttttccccaaaaacccattatTCCGATGTTTTGCTGTCCAGGCCCAGAGGAATATCTATTCCGGTTCAAGTGAGGGAATGctcttatttttcttttgagtttccattttcattcattcgctTCTTATTTCAAAGTACGGTGTGCGTTAAAAAACGATTGAGGAGAACACAAAATATCAATTTAAATTCGAGTTTCCAAACATGTAAAACGGAGATGAGGCGAGGAATGTGCGATTAGAGTGCTTGAGAGCTGAAAACGGTTtctcgtttctttcttttgtccTAAAGCTCTCGCGTGTCTCGCATCCGATACGCGGAAATTTGCTCCATCAAGGGTTTTTCACGCATCTCAGCGAATTCATTCCTCAAGTGAAACGGGGGCGCCAGGTTTTAGGCACAAAAATATCCGAAATGAAGAAGTACTCTTTAGGCAAGGAAATGACTGGGGGTAGGGGAGAAACAGGACTGGAAGTATTTTGGAAAGTACGGGGAGATCAGTGTGAACGAGGCGTTTCGTTAGCATCATTCGAGTTCACTCGTGCATTCCATTCTGCACTCTGTATATAAAACACAAGTCCGTCTTTGTCGTCTTTCAAAACTgcgcaaaatcgaaaaactgtGTTTTGCTCTGacaaaaggatcatttttatgataattCTGGGAATCTCCTTGGGTGATAGCAATCACATTGAGTATCATTTCATTCTATTATTATTTGATGCAACAATGGTTTCAATTGGAATGTTTCAAATAGCGATCGACTTCTAAATAATTTGGATAGCAAAATGTATCGACCACATCACGGTGTACTTATAAAAACATGATATGCTTCTGCGAACAGAAAGCACATGCAGCATTAATTATGCAtgtgagagaggaagagcataGATAATAGAAATCATGGAATCAGCCTCAAATCTAATGCCAGACGAGTCACAAGCAATCAATTTTCCTCACATAAATAGTTCATCAGCACCTGGTAACCGTCGAGCCATCGTCGCAGCTGTTCCATTCACGACCTTGTGATAAGctccaaaaattgaaatccacGCTCATCCTATTGGCAGCAATGTGTAGCTGTGAGCCATCAGATGGTATAAGGCTTCGTTTTCACATAAAATCTAGATGCCCTCGCAATCGAGCCACCAAAAGAGAGCATTCTCGTGATTTGAACCGGACACATTCCACCTGCGAACTCACCAAATCAACGacaacaatcatcatttcaatcaaaGCCTCAATATGGTATTTCGATAGCATCAGGGATCTGCAGTGGGAAAGGGTGAATACGAGATCTACTTTGCTAATTAACCACATATCGATTCCAACTGTGGTCTGCTTCGAAAAAGGCTTTTCGAtttggtttggattttttgaATGCTATTGTGATGCCAATCTTTGTGGAATTTGTTGCTAAATTGTAAATGTTTCTATGTGTTTATACGATCTGTATCATTTAGTTGCCCATAATATTGTCCATTGCGATTGGTCATTTCAAGCTTATTGACGTGATTAAACGGATGATTTGTTGTCTATTCATCACTCCGACCAGATGTTCTTATTTCAAATGGATCAAACTTGCTGATTCTGTCAGAAAAAGAAATCGAGAATCGTTGAAATACTTGGGAATTTATCAGAACTACCTTCACTTCAATCTGTGTTTGAAAAAGTCGAATGTTATATCGTCTTCTCAGTTCTGTATGGTTGGAATCAAACCAGAACGAAACATAAATCTCCGTATCTCTGACGCTTCACGTATAAacccatcatcattttcacagACCCCTTATCCATGTAACAAAGCATGAAAATAAGTGGTATCGGTTTGAGGAATGGATAATCTCTATTTCAACCCAATCGATGCTTTATTGAATCAATGCCATCGACGACCATATCAATGTTGTTCACTCAGATATGACGAGTGATTTATGGGCCTTATCGCCAGCATCTAGTGACAACATTGCGATTTCTCCACGTGCTTCAATTATGGCTTTCCTGTATTTGGATTCAGCTTATTATTGTTCTTCCGTTTGTGGTGAAACATGGTTACTTTCTTTTTCGTCGCATCACCTCTTGAAGTTTGTTTCGGCTGCTGATGAGGACCTGAGCAAAGGATGTATGATGGATTCTGGGTGATAAATTAATTCTCGCCTTCAACAATAACATGAAGCACCGAGAATTACCGGAGACTGAATATCGGAGAGGTGGAAGCGCAAATGAAGTGTCTCTTTTCATATCTGTACGAATCGCATGCACTGTTTGTTGCCTTCACAATGTATCGCCTTCAATGTTGCCCAAAGCTTTGCAACCTCTGGGGAACAGCATCCGGTATCGCCCTTAGTGCGTTGGTTCCTGGATACAGACTGTCGCTTGTGTTTCCGGGAAGTAATTAATGAGGAGAAATGGCTTAAGGTTCTCTCCGATGACTTTGTGTGAAGAAAGGATGAGTGTCCTTTTGGAATAGGAAAAAGGTTGTACAGAGTGTATACGTTTCTGATTAGCCAGCAGAGACGTTGGGAAGGAAGATTATCCTACGAGTTGTTGGTTGGTCTGTCTATCGGATCGAGATGCGGGTctgctcgattttttttttgttgagatGTCTGCGTTAGCAATTAAACGACTTTGGTTTGCACAGAATCATTGTGTGGCATGTAGGTTGAGTTGGGTGCAGTGATTTGATTCTTTCTGATAGACTTAAACTTTCTCTTCAACTTTTTCTCTTTATCGATATCTCTTCTCAGGGCTCAGCAAATCGTTCCAGAGCTTGTCTGAGGAACAGTTCCTTTTGGAGCTGAGTGAGGATCGAGCAACGATGGATGATCGACGGCCAACCCGGCGACCATCGTCACAACACCGGAGTCGGCCACCGTACCTCGGTATCTACGGTAGTTCCGGCAAAATCAGCCAACAGTTTCATCCCAGCGCAGCGGAGATGAGCGAGAACGAAAGTTACGACTCGGACGAGAGCAATCGGTTAAGGACACCGCTCGACCGAGGTCCACACTTTGATCTGTCCGCTTCGAAGAACATTACGGCGCTCGTCGGCAAGACGGCGTACCTCAATTGTCGCGTCAAAAATCTGGGCAACAAAACGGTAAGTCACCGCCTCGGATATCCAGGCACATAACGGTCAAGGTTCGTGTGCCAATTATGACAGAGGGAAATTGAGTTAACCAAAGAAGGAATAATATGACAAATGATGGTATATTGTAGGCGAGTCTAACGACTTCCGGTGAACGACTGAAATTGTAGTTAACCTGTTTCGGCAGGATGCTGCGTCCTGTTTATCGTAACTTGTCCATGAAGCGATTTGGTTGTCCTGGGAAAAATCGCCTAACGATCTGACGCTTTCCACAGGTTTCATGGGTGAGGCATCGTGATATCCATCTATTGACCGTTGGTAGATTCACATACACATCCGATCAGCGGTTCCAGGCGGTACATAATCCCGTGCACGATGACTGGTCGCTTCAGGTAAGTTCTGCCACCGTCTAGGGCTCTCCGATTCTCTGTTTTTGCCatcattttatgttccatTCTGGTCTAGCGTAATCCAATTTCATCCACTACACCTTCTCTTCTGACTGACTACAAACGATGTGAAGGTGCAGGTATTTTTGCATCACCATTGATAGCATATTGCACCTCATCGATCATTCACTGGAGGTGGAATCGTTCTCGAGCAAGCAAGATCTTTGCAACTGCCCACcatattatgttttattttgtttcgagTTTAATGCTGCACTCTTTAAAGTCTGTCGGTCGTTGTACTTTTAGATTCGATATCCTCAGAAGCGAGATACGGGAATGTACGAATGCCAGATTTCCACGACACCTCCGGTCGGCCGCTTGATGTACCTCTCTGTTGTTGGTATGTGAGAGTTGGACCTTGATCCTATTTTCCATGAAGCAATGCAAGGTCGCCCAATATACTTTTTGTGAtacactttctctcttttcctttctctgcaCATGAAATAGAACCCATCACCACGATCGTCGGCGTTCCGGATCTGTACATCAACACTGGTTCAACTGTAAACTTGACCTGTATAGTACGAAACTCACccgaaccaccatcaaccatcatctgGACGCACAACAATCAGGTGAGTGTGGGATGCACTTCActttcgttttatgtttttttggtgctgggagattgttttgtgtgtttgcggaGTACTTGAAAGAATTGTTGCATTTATGAGGTGTTGGTGGCTTAGTTTATTGCTTTGAGGCTTTTATTGAATGCCAGATCAGTAAGTGTTGAGgtttagtgttgttgttgagtgtTTTTGACTAGGGGAAAGAATTGGAAAACCTGGTATCTGATGCACCTGGCGAAATGCTTGTGTATTTTATACACTTTAAATTTTATACATTCATTGCGTAGCTCCAGTGGTAAAGTTCACCTTGCATTTTTTCGAACGCTACAGAACATGAATGCTGCGCTGCAATATCATCATAGACGTCCCTTCGCCAAagcttttgccattttttcatCGGTTTTAAGAGAGGAACATAATCGATAATTCAATTGTCACGCGTTACCTTTATCAACTGATATCGAGAGCGCGATAGAACACGACGAAAGGTGCGCGTTGATAATACAAAGCACACCCAGCGTGATTTATAAAATCCGCCAGTCGAGGGCACTTCGATCGCTTCTTGGTATGCATCAGAGTGCAGCTGACAATGTTGGAATTGCcagtttgaaaaatgtgtgcGCTTGTGAACGACGGAATAGGGCAGCCACACTTTTTCATCACCTTTGCTCAATCGTTGCCACCGATGTCCGGTGattccttttcggtttttttgttttgtgtttaccCTTACATTCTGTGTATGATGCAGATGTGCTTTAAGTGTGTTGCACAGTTGCAAACATATTTTGCAGCATCAGGAGTGACTGATGAAACAGGTCGGAGCTAGGGAACCGGATGAGTTGGAGGAATCCATAGTAACGTGATTTCAATAtcaatttttcgttttcgttttcaccaCCAATCGAAAGCCAATCTATCGTTGAGTTTGCATATGTGGTTCCATGATAGCGAGACGTGCATCAGGATGAAAGCTCTGGTCGTTGGAATGCGTTTTCCCTTGTTTCAGGGAGCTGCATTAATGAAGAAAATTCTTTCGCACAGAGCATTACGTGACTGTACAAAGCTGGAAGCCTTGTTGCTCTTGATCAGTTCAATGTACAGATACATACAACGTTCTGTATTGTGATCTGCCTTAGGTAATCCCACGGCTCATGACGCTACTTAACGCGAAGATCATAAAAATGGCGACAGGGCTGATCGTCGTTTGTTTAATAAACAACGCGCTTGTGAAACCTTTGAGTACATTTGGATCAACATGTAGTCGTTCAGCCGAGCAGACGCTTTTCTTTattctctctgtttcacttttcacaacGACCATCATGAAAAGGCGAGTCAAAAGCGGCGAGCCAAACGACAACCCgcaataaattatgctcggCGAATTTGCTGACAGTGACGGACGGCAATCGAGTGCAACAACCGTCAACAACACGTACTGTAGGTTGATTTGTGGCCTTCGGCGAATGGAGGGGCATGTAATGTAGCGTTCACCCTGGATCTatcacaaagaaaaaaaagaaaaaaaccaccacaatcGCAAACGATCCGGAAAAAATGTGCGATGTTGTTGAATGAAGCAATTATCACATCGAAAACGTTGTATTACGGTTGTACTGATTTGATGTAGCTTTCACCTGGTGAATTTCATTCTCTATCAATAAAGTAATTATTTCACTGTTTATAGTTTTAGCAGATACTCAGATCTGTTTTAAAAACTAATTACTAAAAAGGAATGTCTTTTGTACTGTCACAGACTAGTTAAATGCACATCATATGTATCGTATTGCGTTTCAGGATATCAACTATGACTCCCCAAGGGGTGGTGTGTCCGTCATCACGGAAAAGGGTGAGACGACCATCTCTTATTTGCTCATTCAACGCGCTTGGACGACCGACACGGGCAAGTACGTTTGCTCACCGTCGAACGCGGATCCTGTTACCATCAATGTGCACATTTTAAATGGTGAgatgttcttctttttcctttttcaactGAATCTCTACACTTCTCTACCTTGTTCTGCACCATTAGGTGAACACCCTGCTGCTATGCAGCACGACGGCCAACGGCGGATAGGTGATTCCATCAATATGTTCATCATCTGCTTAATCAGCGTTTTCCTCGGATACCGATGATATTGaatgctgctgaagatcacTACACTGCTCCGTGGAGTATCGAAGAGATAAGCGAAACCAACTAAGTCATGTAGGTCCAATTAAAATTTGTACGAAAGTTTACGAGTACTAATTAGGGATTTATGTTTGCATTAACGGGTACAGTTTTGCATGAGCGTATATGAAATAGAGAATGAGTGAGCGTGTACGTTTAATAGATTAGTTTATCACTCAGAGCTTTATCAACAGAGACAAGCGAGCGTTTTATTATTAGGGAATCGTGTTGCCTGATTGAAAAACGGTGAGGGAGGAAAGGCTATAGTTATCGGTTTGTTAAATTGTGAGTTCTTTTTGTTCATACAACCCTTCGTATGAGTGCCGATTGCA is a window of Anopheles aquasalis chromosome 2, idAnoAquaMG_Q_19, whole genome shotgun sequence DNA encoding:
- the LOC126571965 gene encoding zwei Ig domain protein zig-8-like, with the protein product MAQQFNRHLINAFVIFMMYLNKGLSKSFQSLSEEQFLLELSEDRATMDDRRPTRRPSSQHRSRPPYLGIYGSSGKISQQFHPSAAEMSENESYDSDESNRLRTPLDRGPHFDLSASKNITALVGKTAYLNCRVKNLGNKTVSWVRHRDIHLLTVGRFTYTSDQRFQAVHNPVHDDWSLQIRYPQKRDTGMYECQISTTPPVGRLMYLSVVEPITTIVGVPDLYINTGSTVNLTCIVRNSPEPPSTIIWTHNNQDINYDSPRGGVSVITEKGETTISYLLIQRAWTTDTGKYVCSPSNADPVTINVHILNGEHPAAMQHDGQRRIGDSINMFIICLISVFLGYR